Proteins encoded by one window of Xenopus tropicalis strain Nigerian chromosome 6, UCB_Xtro_10.0, whole genome shotgun sequence:
- the LOC105947518 gene encoding keratin-associated protein 4-3, whose protein sequence is MACVGFYQMLKGRTPETLCIPVSHNNIHVELHPCNSLALFHIEDTKGVSTLSSLLKEKGEAFRVCLFILCVMPESTLTTCFIPESTLTSRVVPESTLTTCFIPESTLTSRVVPESTLTTCFMPESTLTTCFIPESTLPSCVVPESTLTTCFIPESTLTSCVVPESTLTTCVVPESTLTTCVVPESTLTTCVVPESTLTTCVVPESTLTTCVVPESTLTTCVVPESTLTTSVVPESTLTTCVVQGWESA, encoded by the coding sequence ATGGCCTGCGTTGGATTCTATCAGATGTTGAAGGGGCGCACTCCTGAAACGTTGTGTATCCCTGTTTCACACAATAATATACATGTTGAACTGCATCCATGTAACAGTTTGGCTTTATTCCACATTGAAGATACAAAGGGGGTGTCGACCCTCTCATCGCTTTTGAAGGAAAAAGGTGAGGCTTTCAGAGTGTGCCTGTTCATACTCTGTGTTATGCCTGAGAGTACTCTTACTACCTGTTTTATACCTGAGAGTACTCTTACTAGCCGTGTTGTGCCTGAGAGTACTCTTACTACCTGTTTTATACCTGAGAGTACTCTTACTAGCCGTGTTGTGCCTGAGAGTACTCTTACTACCTGTTTTATGCCTGAGAGTACTCTTACTACCTGTTTTATACCTGAGAGTACTCTTCCTAGCTGTGTTGTGCCTGAGAGTACTCTTACTACCTGTTTTATACCTGAGAGTACTCTTACTAGCTGTGTTGTGCCTGAGAGTACTCTTACTACCTGTGTTGTGCCTGAGAGCACTCTTACTACCTGTGTTGTGCCTGAGAGCACTCTTACTACCTGTGTTGTGCCTGAGAGCACTCTTACTACCTGTGTTGTGCCTGAGAGTACTCTTACTACCTGTGTTGTGCCTGAGAGTACTCTTACTACCTGTGTTGTGCCTGAGAGTACTCTTACTACCAGTGTTGTGCCTGAGAGTACTCTTACTACCTGTGTTGTGCAGGGCTGGGAGAGTGCATGA